CAGGGCTTTTGTATCTAAGAGAGCGCAGATGAGAAGAACTGCGGCCGCGCCTATGGCCTTTGCCTCATAGATCTGGTAGGGGTCCACCGTGAAATCCTTTCTGAGAAGGGGAATATTCACCTCATGGCCGATCTCTGTTAAGTAGCTGCTGTTTCCGAGGAAATATTCCGGTTCCGTAAGAACGGAAATGGCATCTGCCCCGGCAGCTTCGTAATCCTTTGCAATCTCCACATAGGGGAATACCGGGGCAATGAGGCCCTTTGACGGAGAGGCACGCTTTACCTCGCAGATAAAGGAAATGTCTGGAGAGGAGAGGCTTTGTTCAAAGGAAAGACCTCTATCCTTTGTTGCTTCAAAGGCTTTCAGTGCCAGTTGTTCCATGGTCTTCATGGAGATTTTTTCTTTTGCCGCCTCCGCCCTTTTTTTAGAGGAGGCAGCCAGGACGTCAAGTATCATAAAGCCACCTCCCTGGTCATTTTTACAAACTCTTCAAGCTTTCCGGCAGCTTTTCCTGAATCAATGAGGTGAGCCGCCTTTTCGATGCATTGGGAAATGGTGCAGTCATCGATTCCCAGGTACAGGCTTAAGGCAGAGTTTAAGATGACGATATCCCGCTTTGGCCCATGGAGCCTACCATTTAAGATATCCCTGGTGATCTGGGCGTTTTCTTCCGGTGTGCCGCCAACCAGCTCAGAAAGACTGCATCGCTTTAAGGAAAACTGCTCCGGTGTGATCTTATAGGGAGTCAGCTTCCCGAAGCGGATTTCGCATACATGGCTGGGACCTGTGACCGTGGCCTCATCAAGTCCGTCATCTCCGCACACCACCAGTCCCCGCTTTACTCCCAGATTGCTTAATACCTGGGCCAGGGGTTCCACCAGCTTCCTGTCATAGACCCCTAAAAGCTGCATGGTGGCTCCAGCCGGATTGGAGAGAGGACCTAAGATATTAAAAATGGTACGTACACCAAGCTCTTTCCGCACCGGTCCGGCATATCTCATGGAAGAATGGTAGGCCTGGGAGAAGAGAAAGCACATGCCTGTTTTCTTTAGTATTTCCCCGGACCGCTCCGCCGTAAGGTTTAAATTCACCCCAAGGTGCTCCAGCACATCGGCAGCCCCGCTTTTGCTGGAAACGCTGCGGTTGCCGTGCTTTGCCACAGGAACTGCCCCTGAGGCCACTACAAATGCGGTGGTGGTGGAAATGTTAAAGGTCCCGGCCTCGTCGCCGCCTGTGCCTACGATATCAATAACAGGAAAGTCCGGCTCCAGCCTTAAGGCCTTTTCCCGCATAACCGTGGCACAGGCAGTGATCTCGTCAATGGTTTCCCCCTTCATCCGCAGTCCCGTTAAAAATGCGGCCATCTGGGCCGGGGTGGTTTCCCCGCTCATGATCTCGTTCATGACCTCTTTTGCAGCCTCAAAGCTTAAATCCTGTCCTGAGATTACTTCATGGATCGCCTGCTGAATCATTTAATCTGCCTCCTTTATATGAATGGATAAGAAATTTTCAAGTATGGTAATCCCATTTGGCGTCAGGATGGATTCCGGATGGAACTGAAGCCCGTAAAGGGGATAGTCCTTATGCTTTACCGCCATGATTTCCCCCATGTCATCGGTTCCAATGACGGTCAGGCAATTCGGAAGGGAATCTTTTGCGGCAATGAGAGAGTGGTACCTGGCGGCCAGGATCTGTCCAGGAAGCCCGTGAAAGATGGGATCAGAAGCATCGATGGTAAGGAGGCTCTGTTTTCCATGCATCAGCTTCCTGGCGTGGGTGATCTCTGCCCCGAATGCTTCGCAGATTCCCTGGTGCCCCAGGCATACCCCAAGGATAGGGATTGCTCCGGAAAGCTGCTTCGCCACGTCCTCGCATACTCCAGCAGCCTTTGGATAGCCGGGACCCGGGGAGAGAATGATGTGGCTGGGAGACATCTCCCTTATTTCTTCCACGGTCATCTCATCGTTTCGTATGATCCTGATATCAGGATTTAAGCTGCCGGCCATCTGGACTAAGTTGTAGGAAAAACTGTCGTAATTGTCAATTAAGAGAATCATCAGTCATTTACCTCCCCTGCAGTTTCAATGGCCCGGATCACGGCCTTTGCCTTGTTTTCCGATTCTTCGTACTCCCGTTCCGGAACGCTGTCTGCCACGATGCCGCCTCCTGCCTGAACGGATACCTTTCCCTGGCTCTTTACCGCCATGCGTATGGCAATGCAGGTATCCATGTTTCCGGTGAAATCAATGTAGCCCAGTGCTCCTCCGTAAATGCCCCTTGGCTCTGTTTCCAGCTCCTCGATGATCTCGCAGGCCCGGATTTTCGGAGCACCGGAAAGGGTGCCTGCCGGAAGGACCGCCTCTATGGCATGAAAGGCATCCCGGCCAGGGGTAATGTCCGCTTCCACCTGGGAGCAGATGTGCATGATCCGGGAATAACGGTGGATCATTTTATATCCTGTCACCTCTACTGTGGAAAACGCTGCGATTTTCCCTAAATCATTTCTTCCTAAGTCCACCAGCATGTTGTGCTCCGCCAGTTCCTTTTCGTCCGCCAGAAGTTCTTTGGAAAGCTTATTGTCCTCCTCCTCATCTCTTCCTCTTGGCCTGGAACCTGCCACAGGAAAGGTGGTGAGCCGCCCGTTCTTTAAACGGACCAGGGTTTCCGGGGAAGTACTTATGATTTCCGTATCATCCATGTGGAGATATACCATGTAGGGGGACGGATTGGTGGTTCTTAAGACCCGGTAGGCATTGAGAAGACTGTCCTTATAATCGCTTGTAAACTGTCTGGAAAGCACTGCCTGGAAGATGTCTCCGTCCACGATATAATCCTTTGCCCGTTCTACCATGGAACAGAATTCCTCTTTGGTCACGTTGCACCGGAACTTGGGACGGCTTGTAACTGCGGATTTTTTCAGGGGGATATGTTCTCCGATCATGGCAGCCATACTTTGAAGCCTTGTGCAGGCTTTCCCGTAATTTTCCATGACCCGGTCGGTTTTCATATTGACCACAAGGCTGATTTTCTGTTTCAAATGGTCATAAGCGATGACCGTATCAAAGAGCATTAAGTCAAAATCATTGCAGGCCCCTTTTTTTATGGACAGGACCGGTTCCGCATAGCCGATCATGCTGTAGGCAAAATATCCTACAAATCCTCCGGTAAAAGGAGGAAGTCCGGGAAGCTTTGGGGAGCGGTAATCCTTTAAAATATCCCGCAGCACATCATAGGGCTTCCCTGTATGGATCACCTGGTCTGCTTCCGGCTGGTTGTAATGATGTATTTTTACCGCATGATCCTTTAAGGTGACTTTTAGGACCGGATCATAACCAAGGAAGGAATAGCGTCCCCATGTTTCGCCTCCCTCAATGCTTTCAAGCAGATAATACCGGCTGCTTTTTGCTGCGATCTTTCGCAGCAGGGTAATGGGTGTGACAATGTCTGCAAATATTTCCCTGCAGACCGGGATGATGGGATAGGAAGCGGCAAGGGCTTCGATTTCCTTACAGTCCGGCGTGATGTTCATGGTTTATTACGCTCCTTTCTTAGTTATTACTCATGTTTTTTGCCTGTTGGCCAGCAGGCACCCCATAGCAGGCGGTGAGGAATTTGCCCCCTGCAGCATTTGCCGGATTCAGGAATTTAAGTATTCCTGTGCCTGGCTCATTGTCTGCAGAAATAAAAAAAGCCTCCGTCCCTCCTCCATACTGCTATGGATAAGAGGGACGAAAGCCTGATAATTACGGTTCCGTGGTACCACCCTGATTGGAGAAGATAGACTTCTCCCGCTTTATAGCACACTAACATGTGCCTCCCCTTGGTAACGGATAGGAAACCCGTCGACATCTACTTCCGGTAATAAAACCGGTTTCAAGCCGCCCTCGCAGGTCCATTCAGACCAGACATCAACGCTTCCTCACACCAACCGGAAGCTCTCTGTGCATGATGAAAAGATCTTACTTACTCCTGCTCGACAGTTTATCATTTTGTTTTGCTACAGTATATGAGATTAAAATTAAAATGTCAATAGAAAAATTATTTTTTTGCGGCAGACAAAAATTATGACCCATTATGATAAATGGAGGGAGCCATTTCCGGCGCCAAAGGGTTCCAATGCAGGAAACCATGGAAAGCATGCTTTGGCAGAACGGATTGAGGCTCTTCCTGGCTGCGGGATTTGTTGAAGTTTTGATATTGAGTATTTTCCTGTAATCATTTATGATAGACATAGGGGAATTTGTACGAAAAACAGATGCGGATCTCATTCGGAAGAAGGGGGCCGGATCATATCCGTCAATCAGAAAGAATTCCATGATTGACATTTGAAAAAATGGTGCTAGAATGATGCTGATTAATTGCTGATTTCAAAACATAAGCAGGAGGAAGAGATTATGGCGAAAATAGGAATCATCGGAATCGGAAATATGGGTTTTGCAATATTAAAGGGATTATCAAAGACTTATGGGAAGGAAGACATCATTTTTACTGATGTGAATAAAGAACGGTGCGCAGAGATCAGTTCGGAAATGGGCGTGGCCCATGCAGAAACCAATGCCCTGTGTGCTGCCCAGGCAAAATACGTGGTATTGGCTGTGAAGCCCCAGTATTTTGCCCCGGTGCTGTCTGATATCCGCAATGAGGTAACAGAGAACCATGTGATCATTTCCATTGCGCCCGGGATCACAACGGCCCAGCTAAAGGAAAAGCTGGGACAAGAAAAACGGGTGGTCCGCGCCATGCCAAACACCCCGGCCCTCCTTGGGGAAGGAATGACAGGAGTCTGCTACGATGAGAAAGCTTTTTCCCAGGATGAGAAGGAGACAATCGGTGATATTTTCCATTCTCTGGGAAGGATGCGGCTGGTAGAAGAGCGGCTCATGAACGCGGTGGTCTGTGCCAGCGGAAGCTCCCCTGCCTATGTTTACATGTTTATCGAAGCTTTGGCAGACGGGGCGGTAAAGTATGGCCTTCCAAGGGAGGCTGCCTATGAGATGGCGGCTCAGACAGTTCTTGGCAGCGCCAGGATGGTCCTGGAGACAGGGGAGCATCCAGGAGCCTTAAAGGATAAGGTATGCTCGCCGGGAGGCACTACCATTGCGGGAGTATCGGCCCTGGAGGAATTTGGATTCCGCAATGCGGTCATAAAGGCAGCGGATGCCTGCTTTAAAAAATGTGAGGAACTATAATGGAGGTAAGACAATGGAACAGAAGCCTGTAAAACGACTTGACAGAGAATTAAAGTATGAGGGAAATATTATAAAAGTATACGAGGACACGGTAGATGCTAACGGCCATCTGGCCCGCTGGGATTTCATCCACCATAACGGAGCAGCGGCAGTGATCCCTGTAACAAAAAGCGGGAAGCTTCTCATGGTGCGCCAGTACCGCAATGCTTTGGACCGATATACATTGGAGATCCCGGCCGGAGCCCTTGACAGCCCCGATGAGCCAAAGCTTGACTGCGCCCACAGGGAGCTGGAAGAGGAGACAGGCTATAAGACGGATAAGGAGAAGATGGAGTATCTGATCAGCGTCAACACAACGGTTGCATTCTGCGATGAAGCCATCGATATCTTTGTTGCAAGGGAATTAGAGCCTTCCAAACAGAACTTGGATGAAGACGAATACATCGAGGTGGAGGAATGGGAGTTAAGTGACTTGGAACAAAAGATATACCGGGGAGAGATTACCGACGGTAAGACCATTGCGGCAATCATGGCCTATGGAAGAAAGTACGGTGTAAAATAGGGAAGAGCCTGTAAAACAGCAGTCCAGGCCCGTTGTCTTTCCAAGAATAAATGTCCCTTTTCAGGCATAAGGTTGAAAAAAGACGTAAGGGGATTTTTTATGGCCGGATTGTTTCGTACGTTTCGTTACCGTTTGAGAAGAAGGCCGGGACCAGGGGGAATGTACACTTCCCTGGAGCGGAATCTAAGGGCAGAAGACCGCTATCTCATCTGCTTTTTTGCCGGGCTTATTGCTGGTACCTTCATGGCAAATTTCTGGTATCCGTCATTTATGGAGGAAGCCGTATATTATCTGGGCCTTTTGGACAGAAATGTGAATCTGGACAAAGGGGAGCGGGTGCAGCTTTTTTATCAGGTGTTAAGACAGCGGGGGATCGAGGTATGGATCGCATGGCTCATCGGCCTGACCGCTTATGCACTTCCTCTGTATTGCCTGCTGACGGCAGGAATCGGTTTTTCCATGGGATTTGTCCTTTCCGTCATAACGGTCCAAAAGGGGCTTATGGGACTCCCCGTATTTCTTATGACAGTCACGCCTCAGGGTCTGTGTTATATTCCTCTTTGGTGTATTCTTCTTTTGTGGGCCATGCAAAATGGACGGCGTTTCCGGATCCCGGCCTTTTTGCTGCTTTTGTTCCTGGCTGCTCTTGGGAGCGCCTGCGAGGCCTGGATCAATCCGATTTTCTTAAAAATGGTTCTTTAAAGAGAAAGTATTAAAAAAAATAAAATGGTTCATTTCCCCATATCTTGCGAAAAAGGGTCACTCATTACCAATATCTTGTACATATTATGTAAAGTACCCTTGAAATGTCTTAACGGCAGGAAAAATGTGTTTGATTTTATCGAAAATAGTCTATATAATGTTAGGAAGAAGCCTTATTTTAAGGCATTTTTGAAGCCGAAAGGTCAGGAGATATGGAGATGGTAGCAGAGATTAATCATTTTATCATTTATTTAAGAGAGATAAAAAAAACATCAAAGAACACAGAGGTATCTTATCAGAGGGATTTGATGCAGCTGGCTTCTTTTTTAGGGAAGCAGGGAATCACAGAGGTGGACAAGGTGACAAAGACCAGTCTTAATTCCTATATCCTGCATCTTGAGAAAGAAGGGAAGGCTACTACTACCATTTCACGCTGTCTGGCTTCCATGAAGGCATTCTTTCATTACCAGTGCATGGAAGGGAGAATCCAGAATGACCCGGCAGAGCTTTTAAAGGCGCCAAAGGTGGAAAAAAAGGCGCCGACCATATTAACGGTGGATGAAGTGAACAGCTTATTAAGCCAGCCTGGCGGCGAGACTCCAAAGGAGCTTCGGGACCGTGCCATGCTGGAACTGCTTTATGCCACCGGGATCCGGGTGTCGGAGCTGATTCATCTAAAAAAAACCGATGTAAACCTGTCCATTGGATATATTACCTGCAAGGATGAACACAAGGAACGTATGGTTCCTTTTGGAAAGGTGGCCAAGCTGGCCCTTTCGGCTTATATGGAACGGGGCCGGGAATATTTGCTGAGGGGTCAGGAATCAGAGTGGCTTTTTACCAACTGCAACGGGAAATCTATGAGCCGCCAGGGATTTTGGAAGATTATAAAATTCTATGGGGATAAGGCAGGGATCAAGGCTGACATTACACCTCATACCCTTCGCCACTCCTTTGCGGCACATCTGCTCCGCAACGGAGCGGATATTCATGCGGTACAAGCCATGCTTGGCCATTCCGATATGGCTACGACACAGATGTATATGAATTATACTCAGGGAGAAAACTTACGCCGCGCCTACACGGGCGCCCATCCAAGAGGATAAGGGAGTCTCCATGGATACAGACTATGACAATACGAGGTATGACAATGAAAAGATTAGAAGACTATGTCACAAGCATTCCTGATTTTCCGGAGGAAGGAATCATTTTCAGGGATGT
The nucleotide sequence above comes from Lacrimispora sp. BS-2. Encoded proteins:
- a CDS encoding stage II sporulation protein M; translated protein: MAGLFRTFRYRLRRRPGPGGMYTSLERNLRAEDRYLICFFAGLIAGTFMANFWYPSFMEEAVYYLGLLDRNVNLDKGERVQLFYQVLRQRGIEVWIAWLIGLTAYALPLYCLLTAGIGFSMGFVLSVITVQKGLMGLPVFLMTVTPQGLCYIPLWCILLLWAMQNGRRFRIPAFLLLLFLAALGSACEAWINPIFLKMVL
- a CDS encoding aminodeoxychorismate/anthranilate synthase component II, translating into MILLIDNYDSFSYNLVQMAGSLNPDIRIIRNDEMTVEEIREMSPSHIILSPGPGYPKAAGVCEDVAKQLSGAIPILGVCLGHQGICEAFGAEITHARKLMHGKQSLLTIDASDPIFHGLPGQILAARYHSLIAAKDSLPNCLTVIGTDDMGEIMAVKHKDYPLYGLQFHPESILTPNGITILENFLSIHIKEAD
- the proC gene encoding pyrroline-5-carboxylate reductase gives rise to the protein MAKIGIIGIGNMGFAILKGLSKTYGKEDIIFTDVNKERCAEISSEMGVAHAETNALCAAQAKYVVLAVKPQYFAPVLSDIRNEVTENHVIISIAPGITTAQLKEKLGQEKRVVRAMPNTPALLGEGMTGVCYDEKAFSQDEKETIGDIFHSLGRMRLVEERLMNAVVCASGSSPAYVYMFIEALADGAVKYGLPREAAYEMAAQTVLGSARMVLETGEHPGALKDKVCSPGGTTIAGVSALEEFGFRNAVIKAADACFKKCEEL
- a CDS encoding site-specific tyrosine recombinase, with the protein product MVAEINHFIIYLREIKKTSKNTEVSYQRDLMQLASFLGKQGITEVDKVTKTSLNSYILHLEKEGKATTTISRCLASMKAFFHYQCMEGRIQNDPAELLKAPKVEKKAPTILTVDEVNSLLSQPGGETPKELRDRAMLELLYATGIRVSELIHLKKTDVNLSIGYITCKDEHKERMVPFGKVAKLALSAYMERGREYLLRGQESEWLFTNCNGKSMSRQGFWKIIKFYGDKAGIKADITPHTLRHSFAAHLLRNGADIHAVQAMLGHSDMATTQMYMNYTQGENLRRAYTGAHPRG
- a CDS encoding NUDIX hydrolase, with amino-acid sequence MEQKPVKRLDRELKYEGNIIKVYEDTVDANGHLARWDFIHHNGAAAVIPVTKSGKLLMVRQYRNALDRYTLEIPAGALDSPDEPKLDCAHRELEEETGYKTDKEKMEYLISVNTTVAFCDEAIDIFVARELEPSKQNLDEDEYIEVEEWELSDLEQKIYRGEITDGKTIAAIMAYGRKYGVK
- the trpC gene encoding indole-3-glycerol phosphate synthase TrpC, producing MILDVLAASSKKRAEAAKEKISMKTMEQLALKAFEATKDRGLSFEQSLSSPDISFICEVKRASPSKGLIAPVFPYVEIAKDYEAAGADAISVLTEPEYFLGNSSYLTEIGHEVNIPLLRKDFTVDPYQIYEAKAIGAAAVLLICALLDTKALKEGLRLCKSLGLSALVEAHDEEEVHSALTAGARIIGVNNRNLKTFEVDFNNCLRLRSMVPSDVLFVAESGIKSGAHIRLLSEAGANAVLIGESLMRSPDKKEILSGLKRAAQ
- a CDS encoding anthranilate synthase component I family protein; its protein translation is MNITPDCKEIEALAASYPIIPVCREIFADIVTPITLLRKIAAKSSRYYLLESIEGGETWGRYSFLGYDPVLKVTLKDHAVKIHHYNQPEADQVIHTGKPYDVLRDILKDYRSPKLPGLPPFTGGFVGYFAYSMIGYAEPVLSIKKGACNDFDLMLFDTVIAYDHLKQKISLVVNMKTDRVMENYGKACTRLQSMAAMIGEHIPLKKSAVTSRPKFRCNVTKEEFCSMVERAKDYIVDGDIFQAVLSRQFTSDYKDSLLNAYRVLRTTNPSPYMVYLHMDDTEIISTSPETLVRLKNGRLTTFPVAGSRPRGRDEEEDNKLSKELLADEKELAEHNMLVDLGRNDLGKIAAFSTVEVTGYKMIHRYSRIMHICSQVEADITPGRDAFHAIEAVLPAGTLSGAPKIRACEIIEELETEPRGIYGGALGYIDFTGNMDTCIAIRMAVKSQGKVSVQAGGGIVADSVPEREYEESENKAKAVIRAIETAGEVND
- the trpD gene encoding anthranilate phosphoribosyltransferase, giving the protein MIQQAIHEVISGQDLSFEAAKEVMNEIMSGETTPAQMAAFLTGLRMKGETIDEITACATVMREKALRLEPDFPVIDIVGTGGDEAGTFNISTTTAFVVASGAVPVAKHGNRSVSSKSGAADVLEHLGVNLNLTAERSGEILKKTGMCFLFSQAYHSSMRYAGPVRKELGVRTIFNILGPLSNPAGATMQLLGVYDRKLVEPLAQVLSNLGVKRGLVVCGDDGLDEATVTGPSHVCEIRFGKLTPYKITPEQFSLKRCSLSELVGGTPEENAQITRDILNGRLHGPKRDIVILNSALSLYLGIDDCTISQCIEKAAHLIDSGKAAGKLEEFVKMTREVAL